A portion of the Gammaproteobacteria bacterium genome contains these proteins:
- a CDS encoding VWA domain-containing protein, whose product MRFTTYTKYRPGLLDALNLEALLEHLTDFLMDGGFAGGPHFHPYWGWSGTEDTSSYDALQRAILDALIESGQFTPEMLEELRGEGEGDEEVQRRIAQLIDEIVQKLVEEGYLTLEGGKAMPPAQEMTGQGHIDEARDAARSVNFGLTRKGMDFLGYRALRNLLSASGTSSFGSHETPQLATGVEADAASRPYEYGDVLNLDIPATLRSAIEREGLSIPIELDYQDLMVRQTEYRSSCATVLMLDVSHSMILYGEDRFGPAKRVALALTHLIRTQFPGDVLRVVTFGDRATEIPLSQLARAQVGPFHTNTAEGLLIARRLLKAQKKDMMQIIMITDGKPSAVTLPNGRIYKNSGAPDGLILRRTFREVAACRNAGIHINTFMLARDPYLVRFVREVTEISRGKAYFTSSLTLGQYIMMDFLRRKQRRIA is encoded by the coding sequence GTGCGCTTCACGACCTACACAAAGTATCGGCCGGGCCTGCTCGACGCCCTGAACCTCGAGGCCCTGCTCGAGCACCTCACCGACTTCCTGATGGACGGGGGCTTCGCCGGCGGCCCGCACTTTCATCCCTACTGGGGATGGTCCGGGACCGAGGACACGAGCTCCTACGACGCCCTGCAGAGGGCGATCCTGGACGCCCTCATCGAGAGCGGGCAGTTCACCCCGGAGATGCTCGAGGAACTCCGCGGCGAGGGGGAGGGCGACGAGGAGGTCCAGCGCCGCATCGCCCAGCTCATCGACGAAATCGTGCAGAAGCTGGTGGAGGAAGGCTACCTGACCCTCGAGGGCGGCAAGGCCATGCCGCCTGCGCAGGAAATGACCGGCCAGGGGCACATCGACGAAGCTAGGGACGCGGCCCGCAGCGTGAACTTCGGCCTCACGCGCAAGGGGATGGATTTTCTGGGATATCGCGCTCTGCGCAATCTGCTTTCGGCCAGCGGGACGTCCAGCTTCGGATCCCACGAAACCCCGCAGCTTGCCACCGGCGTCGAGGCCGACGCGGCGAGCCGCCCCTACGAGTACGGCGACGTGCTGAACCTGGACATTCCCGCCACCCTCCGGAGCGCGATCGAGCGTGAGGGGCTGTCGATTCCCATCGAGCTCGACTACCAGGACCTCATGGTGCGCCAGACCGAGTACCGGTCCTCGTGCGCCACGGTGCTCATGCTCGACGTGTCGCACTCGATGATCCTGTACGGCGAGGACCGCTTCGGGCCCGCCAAGCGGGTGGCGCTGGCGCTGACCCACCTCATCCGCACCCAGTTTCCGGGCGACGTGCTCAGGGTGGTGACCTTCGGCGACCGCGCGACGGAAATCCCGCTTTCGCAGCTCGCGCGTGCGCAGGTGGGACCGTTCCACACCAATACCGCGGAAGGTCTCCTGATCGCGCGCCGCCTGCTCAAGGCGCAGAAGAAGGACATGATGCAGATCATCATGATCACCGACGGCAAGCCCTCCGCGGTGACTCTTCCCAACGGCCGCATCTACAAGAACTCGGGCGCGCCCGACGGCCTCATTCTGCGGCGGACGTTCCGCGAGGTGGCTGCATGCCGGAATGCGGGCATCCACATCAACACCTTCATGCTGGCCCGCGACCCCTACCTGGTGCGCTTCGTGCGCGAGGTGACCGAGATCTCGCGCGGAAAGGCCTACTTCACGAGTTCGCTCACCCTGGGGCAGTACATCATGATGGACTTCCTCAGGCGCAAGCAGCGGCGGATCGCCTGA
- a CDS encoding magnesium chelatase, which produces MTHRRPATVRELRESGYRPRSVKDEMRANLVRKLRDREELFPGILGFDDSVVPQIVNGILARHDFILLGLRGQAKSRILRQLVEFLDEEIPILAGSEINDEPFHPVSRYGRLLIEEHGEDAPVAWVPRESRYVEKLATPDVSIADMIGDVDPIKAARGGHILADELTVHYGLLPRANRGIFAINELPDLAGKIQVGLFNILQEGDVQIKGYPIRLQLDIMLAFTANPEDYTARGKIITPLKDRIGTEVRTHYPETLGVGRAITAQESWVERGDLPVEIPDFIGEIVESIAFLARVDKRVDQRSGVSQRMPISVLEIAVASAERRALRLKEKTVVPRVSDIYAARPAITGKMELEYEGELHGPDRIARELIARAAGQVFETYAGGADVEPIVEYFEEGGALQVSNDAGAKACVKGFENVPGLLELLSHVGLATKGAGDGHTASACELVLEALVDGKRISRTDGGGYGRARHDTPAPGQGFKESGPFPAQS; this is translated from the coding sequence ATGACCCATCGCCGACCCGCCACGGTTCGGGAGTTGCGCGAATCGGGCTATCGCCCCCGCAGCGTGAAGGACGAGATGAGGGCCAACCTGGTCCGCAAGCTCCGCGACAGGGAGGAGTTGTTCCCGGGCATCCTGGGCTTCGACGACAGCGTGGTTCCCCAGATCGTGAACGGGATTCTCGCGCGGCACGACTTCATCCTGCTCGGCCTCCGGGGCCAGGCCAAGAGCCGGATCCTGCGTCAGCTGGTGGAGTTTCTGGACGAGGAGATCCCGATTCTCGCGGGCAGCGAGATCAACGACGAGCCGTTCCACCCGGTGTCGCGCTACGGCCGGCTGCTCATCGAGGAGCACGGGGAGGATGCGCCGGTGGCGTGGGTGCCGCGCGAGAGCCGGTATGTCGAGAAGCTCGCCACCCCGGACGTGAGCATCGCGGACATGATCGGGGACGTGGACCCCATCAAGGCCGCCCGCGGGGGACACATCCTGGCCGACGAGCTGACGGTCCACTACGGGCTTCTGCCCCGGGCCAACCGCGGCATCTTCGCCATCAACGAGCTTCCGGATCTGGCCGGAAAGATCCAGGTGGGGCTCTTCAACATCCTCCAGGAGGGGGATGTGCAGATCAAGGGATACCCCATCCGCCTTCAGCTCGACATCATGCTGGCCTTCACCGCCAACCCGGAGGACTACACCGCGCGGGGCAAGATCATCACGCCGCTGAAGGACCGCATCGGGACCGAAGTGCGCACCCACTACCCGGAAACGCTCGGTGTCGGACGCGCGATCACGGCACAGGAGTCGTGGGTCGAGCGGGGGGATCTTCCGGTGGAGATTCCCGACTTCATCGGCGAGATCGTGGAGTCGATCGCGTTTCTGGCCCGGGTCGACAAGCGCGTGGACCAGCGCTCGGGCGTGAGCCAGCGCATGCCCATCTCGGTGCTGGAGATCGCCGTGGCCAGCGCGGAACGCCGCGCGCTCCGCCTGAAGGAGAAGACCGTCGTGCCGCGCGTGAGCGACATCTACGCAGCCCGGCCCGCGATCACCGGCAAGATGGAGCTGGAATACGAGGGCGAGCTGCACGGACCCGACCGCATCGCCCGCGAGCTGATCGCACGGGCGGCGGGGCAGGTCTTCGAGACGTATGCCGGCGGCGCCGACGTGGAACCGATCGTCGAGTACTTCGAAGAGGGGGGCGCGCTGCAGGTCTCCAACGACGCCGGGGCGAAGGCGTGCGTCAAGGGATTCGAGAACGTGCCCGGCCTGCTGGAGCTGCTCTCGCATGTCGGGCTGGCGACAAAGGGTGCCGGCGACGGCCACACGGCATCCGCCTGCGAACTCGTGCTGGAGGCGCTGGTCGACGGCAAGCGCATCAGCCGCACCGATGGGGGAGGGTACGGGCGCGCGCGCCACGACACTCCCGCGCCGGGGCAGGGATTCAAGGAATCGGGGCCGTTCCCGGCCCAGAGCTGA
- the mutY gene encoding A/G-specific adenine glycosylase: MEAIHERLLAWFDAHKRNLPWRGVGDPYAVWISEVMLQQTRAAFVAPFYRRWMERFPDVGALADADLEEVLRLWRGLGYYARARNAHRCARKVRDGHGGVLPSSAAGLRALPGIGPYTAAAVASIAFGEAVPAVDGNVRRVVARLFDLPDPSLARARDLAAGLLDRTRPGDFNEAMMELGATVCTPRSPKCGACPLAADCRARAAGTAAERPLRRRRRPVSTRTWDVQVAVSPQGRTLVVRRPREGLLGGMWEFPAVEVDDGADRGGRPMKVAEPAAGAAVELPAVTHRFSHFTAVYRPRRVEVAAEWGEAAGRWVTPAELADLALPVAQQRIARAAGF; encoded by the coding sequence ATGGAAGCCATCCACGAAAGACTGCTCGCGTGGTTCGACGCGCACAAGCGGAACCTGCCGTGGCGGGGGGTCGGCGACCCCTACGCGGTGTGGATCTCGGAGGTCATGCTGCAGCAGACGCGAGCCGCCTTCGTGGCCCCCTTCTACCGGCGCTGGATGGAGCGGTTCCCGGATGTAGGCGCGCTCGCCGACGCCGACCTGGAAGAGGTGCTGCGGCTGTGGCGGGGGCTCGGATACTACGCCCGGGCGCGCAACGCCCACCGGTGCGCGCGGAAGGTGCGGGATGGGCATGGCGGTGTACTGCCCTCGTCGGCCGCGGGCCTGCGGGCCCTGCCGGGGATCGGACCGTACACCGCGGCCGCGGTGGCCAGCATTGCCTTCGGGGAGGCGGTGCCAGCCGTGGACGGCAACGTGCGCCGGGTGGTGGCGCGGCTGTTCGACCTCCCCGATCCCTCGCTCGCGCGGGCGCGCGATCTCGCGGCCGGACTGTTGGACAGAACACGTCCGGGCGACTTCAACGAGGCGATGATGGAGCTGGGGGCCACCGTGTGCACGCCCCGGTCGCCGAAGTGCGGAGCGTGTCCGCTGGCGGCGGACTGCCGGGCGCGCGCAGCCGGCACGGCGGCGGAGCGGCCGCTGAGGCGAAGGCGGCGCCCGGTGTCCACCCGCACCTGGGACGTGCAGGTCGCGGTCTCGCCGCAGGGCAGGACGCTGGTGGTGCGGCGCCCGCGCGAGGGGCTGCTGGGGGGGATGTGGGAGTTCCCGGCGGTGGAGGTGGACGATGGCGCTGACCGGGGTGGACGACCGATGAAGGTCGCGGAGCCCGCGGCCGGGGCGGCCGTGGAACTGCCCGCGGTCACCCACCGGTTCTCGCACTTCACGGCGGTGTACCGGCCGCGGCGGGTCGAGGTGGCCGCGGAGTGGGGGGAGGCGGCGGGCCGCTGGGTCACACCTGCAGAGTTGGCCGACCTGGCCCTGCCGGTCGCCCAGCAGCGCATCGCCCGGGCGGCAGGCTTCTGA
- a CDS encoding DinB family protein produces the protein MRRFTRASVYAKAPVTSRRGRLLLARGVLTLAAAAVLAMPVHAQGISGFGGELRGQFEASAEKLVALAEAMPAESYSWQPMEGVYTVAAAYMHVARYNYMYPDMYLGVDAPAGVDYASLEERVTTKGEAVRILAASMDHVRGIMDAMSEADLAKPTELYGREVENWAVLLQLLTHMNEHLGQAIAYARMNRVVPPWSR, from the coding sequence ATGCGTCGTTTCACTCGTGCTTCAGTCTACGCGAAGGCCCCGGTCACGAGTCGTCGAGGGCGGTTGCTTCTCGCCCGCGGCGTGCTGACGCTCGCCGCGGCGGCGGTGTTGGCGATGCCCGTGCACGCACAAGGGATTTCCGGATTCGGCGGAGAGTTGCGGGGCCAGTTCGAGGCGTCGGCAGAGAAGCTCGTGGCGCTGGCCGAGGCGATGCCGGCAGAGTCGTACTCGTGGCAGCCCATGGAGGGGGTGTACACCGTGGCCGCCGCGTACATGCACGTCGCCCGCTACAACTACATGTATCCGGACATGTACCTCGGGGTCGACGCACCTGCGGGCGTGGATTACGCCTCGCTGGAAGAGCGGGTGACCACCAAGGGCGAGGCGGTGCGCATTCTTGCCGCGTCGATGGATCATGTGCGCGGCATCATGGACGCGATGTCCGAGGCGGACCTGGCGAAGCCCACCGAGCTGTACGGCCGCGAAGTGGAGAACTGGGCGGTGTTGCTGCAGCTGCTGACCCACATGAACGAGCACCTGGGGCAGGCGATCGCCTATGCCCGCATGAACCGGGTCGTGCCGCCCTGGTCGCGGTGA